The following are encoded together in the Triticum dicoccoides isolate Atlit2015 ecotype Zavitan chromosome 6B, WEW_v2.0, whole genome shotgun sequence genome:
- the LOC119321784 gene encoding RING-H2 finger protein ATL79-like has protein sequence MATPERARGGRGNATATAIATNRWGPYSGAGDFAGNMAIILASLLAALALALALHAGVRCLLRRRRQRQQEGLGVDGGEDPEKPAVPAPPPLPPLLVYSASGTRLAGAAAHECAICLAEFADGDAVRAMPACGHGFHARCIDRWLAVPAPAAGSRRPSCPTCRAPAAAVAQPPP, from the coding sequence ATGGCGACGCCGGAGCGCGCGCGGGGGGGCCGGGGCAACGCGACGGCCACCGCGATCGCGACCAACCGGTGGGGGCCCTACTCGGGCGCGGGCGACTTCGCGGGCAACATGGCCATCATCCTCGCCTCCCTGCTCGCCGCGCTCGCGCTCGCCCTCGCGCTCCACGCCGGCGTCCGgtgcctgctccgccgccgccggcaaCGGCAGCAGGAGGGGCTGGGCGTCGACGGCGGGGAGGACCCGGAGAAGCCGGCCGTGCCGGCGCCGCCCCCGCTGCCTCCGCTGCTGGTGTACTCGGCGTCCGGGACGCGGCTGGCGGGCGCGGCGGCGCACGAGTGCGCCATCTGTCTGGCCGAGTTCGCGGACGGCGACGCCGTgcgcgccatgccggcgtgcggccACGGCTTCCACGCGCGCTGCATCGACCGCTGGCTCGCCGTGCCCGCCCCCGCCGCGGGGTCACGCCGCCCCTCCTGCCCGACCTGCCGCGCGCCCGCCGCAGCCGTGGCGCAGCCGCCGCCCTGA